In Solanum pennellii chromosome 7, SPENNV200, the following are encoded in one genomic region:
- the LOC107026502 gene encoding ras-related protein YPT3, producing the protein MAGYRGDDEYDYLFKLVLIGDSGVGKSNLLSRFTKNEFNLESKSTIGVEFATKSLNIDGKVIKAQIWDTAGQERYRAITSAYYRGAVGALLVYDVTRHVTFENVNRWLKELRDHTDPNIVVMLLGNKSDLRHLVAVSTEEAKSLAEREALYFMETSALEATNVENAFTEALTQIYRIVSKKAVEAGDEGATSTAPPKGQTINIKDEGSAWKKFGCCSS; encoded by the exons ATGGCAGGTTATAGAGGTGATGATGAGTATGATTACCTTTTCAAGCTTGTGTTGATAGGTGATTCAGGTGTGGGTAAATCTAATCTGCTTTCCAGGTTCACCAAAAATGAATTCAATTTGGAGTCTAAATCAACTATTGGGGTTGAATTTGCAACCAAAAGTCTTAATATTGATGGTAAAGTTATTAAAGCTCAGATTTGGGATACTGCTGGTCAAGAAAG GTATCGTGCCATTACGAGTGCTTATTATCGGGGAGCTGTCGGTGCTTTGCTCGTATATGATGTTACTCGACATGTTACCTTTGAAAACGTCAACAGGTGGTTGAAGGAATTGAGAGACCATACTGACCCTAACATTGTAGTCATGCTCCTAGGCAACAAATCAGATCTCCGACATCTCGTGGCTGTTTCAACTGAAGAGGCTAAATCTTTGGCAGAGAGGGAAGCCCTATACTTCATGGAAACTTCTGCATTAGAAGCAACCAACGTTGAAAATGCGTTTACTGAAGCTCTCACGCAGATATACCGGATTGTCAGTAAGAAAGCAGTCGAGGCAGGGGACGAAGGTGCTACTTCAACCGCACCACCTAAAGGACAGACGATTAACATCAAAGATGAAGGATCTGCTTGGAAAAAGTTCGGGTGCTGTTCGAGCTAG
- the LOC107025941 gene encoding probable alpha,alpha-trehalose-phosphate synthase [UDP-forming] 7 codes for MMSRSYTNLLDLASGNFPVMGRERDRRRMSRVMTVPGSICELDDDQAVSVSSDNQSSLAGDRMIVVANQLPLKAKRRPDNKGWSFSWNEDSLLLRLKDGLPEDMEVLFVGSLSVDVDPIEQDDVSSYLLDKFRCVPTFLPPNIVEKYYEGFCKRHLWPLFHYMLPFSPDHGGRFDRSMWEAYVSANKMFSQKVVEVLNPEDDFVWIHDYHLMVLPTFLRRRFNRLRIGFFLHSPFPSSEIYRTLPVREEILKALLCSDLVGFHTFDYARHFLSCCSRMLGLEYQSKRGYIGLEYYGRTVGIKIMPVGIHMGHIESMKKIADKELKLKELKQQFEGKTVLLGVDDLDIFKGINLKLLAMEHMLKQHPSWQGQAVLVQIANPMRGKGIDLEEIQAEIQESCKRINKQFGKPGYEPVVYIDRSVSSSERMAYYSVAECVVVTAVRDGMNLTPYEYIVCRQGVSGAETDSGVGGPDKSMLVVSEFIGCSPSLSGAIRINPWNVEATAEAMNEAVSMAEQEKQLRHEKHYRYVSTHDVAYWSKSFLQDMERTCADHFRKRCYGIGLGFGFRVVSLDPNFRKLSIDDIVNAYIKSKSRAIFLDYDGTVMPQNSIIKSPSANVISILNKLSGDPNNTVFIVSGRGRESLTKWFSPCRKLGLAAEHGYFLRWELEQKWEVCSQTSDFGWMQLAEPVMQSYTDATDGSCIERKESAIVWQYRDADSGFGFSQAKEMLDHLESVLANEPVAVKSGQHIVEVKPQGVTKGLVAEKVFTSLAEKGKLADFVLCIGDDRSDEDMFEIIGDALSRNIISYDAKVFACTVGQKPSKAKYYLDDTSEVVLMLDSLADATDTPVTSDDDEPADSD; via the exons ATGATGTCTAGATCGTATACAAATCTTTTGGATTTGGCATCTGGGAATTTTCCTGTAATGGGAAGAGAGAGAGATAGGCGACGGATGTCGCGGGTAATGACAGTGCCTGGGAGTATATGTGAACTCGATGATGACCAGGCTGTTAGTGTTTCTTCTGATAATCAATCTTCACTTGCCGGTGATCGGATGATTGTTGTGGCGAATCAGTTGCCATTGAAAGCGAAAAGGAGACCGGATAATAAGGGCTGGAGTTTTAGTTGGAATGAGGATTCTTTGCTTTTGAGACTTAAGGATGGTTTACCTGAAGATATGGAAGTATTGTTTGTTGGGTCTTTATctgttgatgttgatccaattgaACAGGATGATGTTTCTAGCTATCTTTTGGATAAATTCAGATGTGTGCCGACGTTTCTTCCACCTAATATTGTGGAAAAATACTATGAGGGATTCTGCAAGAGGCATTTGTGGCCACTTTTTCACTACATGTTGCCATTTTCACCTGACCATGGAGGCCGCTTTGATCGTTCTATGTGGGAAGCATATGTTTCTGCCAACAAGATGTTTTCACAGAAAGTTGTTGAGGTGCTTAATCCTGAGGATGATTTTGTTTGGATTCATGATTATCATTTAATGGTGTTGCCCACGTTCTTGAGAAGGCGGTTCAATCGATTGAGAATTGGGTTTTTCCTTCACAGTCCATTTCCTTCATCTGAGATTTACAGGACACTTCCTGTTAGAGAGGAAATACTCAAGGCTCTTCTATGTTCTGACCTTGTTGGATTCCACACTTTCGACTATGCTCGACATTTCCTTTCGTGTTGCAGTCGAATGCTGGGTTTAGAGTACCAGTCTAAAAGAGGTTATATAGGATTGGAATATTATGGAAGGACAGTAGGTATCAAAATTATGCCCGTAGGGATACACATGGGTCACATTGAGTCTATGAAGAAAATTGCAGATAAAGAGCTGAAGTTAAAGGAGCTCAAACAACAATTTGAAGGAAAAACTGTTCTGCTTGGAGTTGATGACTTGGATATTTTCAAAGGTATAAACTTAAAGCTTCTAGCGATGGAGCACATGCTCAAACAGCACCCCAGTTGGCAAGGGCAGGCTGTGCTTGTTCAGATTGCCAATCCTATGAGGGGTAAAGGAATAGATTTAGAGGAAATACAGGCTGAGATACAGGAAAGCTGCAAGAGGATTAATAAGCAATTTGGCAAGCCTGGATATGAACCTGTAGTTTATATTGATAGGTCTGTGTCAAGTAGCGAGCGCATGGCTTATTATAGTGTTGCTGAATGTGTTGTTGTCACAGCTGTTAGGGATGGGATGAACCTGACTCCATATGAATACATCGTCTGTCGACAGGGTGTATCGGGTGCAGAAACAGATTCAGGTGTAGGTGGACCTGACAAGAGCATGCTAGTTGTGTCAGAATTCATTGGGTGTTCTCCTTCCTTAAGTGGGGCGATCCGTATTAATCCATGGAATGTTGAGGCAACTGCTGAGGCAATGAATGAGGCTGTATCAATGGCTGAACAAGAGAAACAGCTACGGCATGAGAAGCATTACCGTTATGTCAGCACCCACGATGTTGCTTATTGGTCGAAAAGTTTCTTGCAAGATATGGAGAGAACTTGTGCTGATCACTTTAGGAAAAGATGCTATGGCATTGGTTTAGGCTTTGGGTTTAGAGTTGTTTCCCTAGATCCCAACTTCAGGAAGCTGTCAATTGATGATATTGTGAATGCTTATATCAAGTCTAAGAGCAGGGCCATATTCCTGGACTATGATGGAACTGTGATGCCGCAGAATTCTATCATTAAGTCTCCTAGTGCTAATGTTATCTCCATCCTGAATAAACTTTCTGGTGATCCAAACAACACAGTCTTCATTGTTAGTGGAAGAGGGAGGGAAAGCCTAACCAAGTGGTTTTCTCCTTGTAGAAAACTAGGACTTGCAGCAGAACATGGCTACTTTTTGAG ATGGGAACTAGAACAGAAATGGGAAGTATGCAGTCAGACCTCTGATTTTGGTTGGATGCAACTTGCTGAACCCGTGATGCAATCCTATACAGATGCTACAGATGGTTCTTGCATAGAAAGAAAGGAAAGTGCTATAGTGTGGCAGTATCGTGATGCAGATTCTGGATTTGGGTTTTCTCAGGCAAAGGAGATGCTTGATCATCTGGAGAGTGTTTTAGCGAATGAACCAGTTGCCGTGAAAAGCGGTCAGCACATTGTGGAAGTAAAGCCTCAG gGGGTCACCAAAGGTTTAGTTGCAGAAAAAGTCTTTACATCTTTAGCGGAGAAAGGAAAACTGGCAGATTTTGTGCTTTGCATTGGTGATGATAGATCAGATGAAGATATGTTTGAAATCATTGGCGATGCTTTGTCcagaaatattatttcatatgatGCCAAGGTATTTGCTTGCACAGTTGGACAAAAACCTAGCAAAGCAAAGTATTACTTGGATGACACATCCGAGGTGGTGCTTATGCTAGACTCCCTTGCTGATGCCACTGATACTCCAGTGACTTCTGACGACGATGAACCTGCGGACTCTGACTGA
- the LOC107025770 gene encoding pentatricopeptide repeat-containing protein At2g41080, whose product MGQSCLRPLRFLPLRSANTRRFSAAGTELSILCSQGYVKEAFNKFSFLIWDNPSHFSYLLQACIQEKSFSLTKQLHSLIVTSGCFRDKFVSNHLLNTYSKLGQLDIAVTLFDKLPKRNVMSFNILIAGYVQIGDLDSASKVFDEMGERNLASWNAMITGLTQFEFNERALSLFARMYGLGYLPDAFTLGSVLRGCAGLKDLNKGRQVHGCGLKLGLEGDFVVASSLAHMYMRSGSLSEGEIVIMSMPDQTMAAWNTLIAGRAQNGCFEGALELYNLVKIAGFRPDKITCVSVISSCSELATIGQGQQIHSDVIKTGAISVVAVVSSLISMYSKCGCLDEAEKIFEERKEADLVLWSAMISAYGFHGRGKNAVELFNRMEHEGLAPNHITLLSLLYACSHSGMKDEGLEFFDLMVEKYNVEPQLVHYTCVVDLLGRAGRLQEAEALIRSMPVKPDGVIWKTLLSACKIHKNADMARSIAEEVLRIDPQDSASYVLLANVQASAKRWKSVSEVRKSMKDRGVKKEPGISWLELKNQVHHFIIGDKSHPQSDEVDVYLKELIAELKLEGYVPDTGSVLHDMELEEKEYNLVHHSEKLAIAFALMNTPEGFPIRIMKNLRICSDCHMAIKYISKMKKREIIVRDSSRFHHFKEGCCSCGDYW is encoded by the coding sequence ATGGGACAGTCTTGTTTGAGACCTCTGAGATTTCTTCCCCTCCGATCAGCAAACACTCGCCGGTTCTCGGCAGCCGGCACTGAGCTTTCAATTCTATGTTCTCAAGGTTACGTAAAAGAAGCTTTCAACAAGTTCTCTTTCTTAATATGGGACAACCCATCGCATTTCTCTTACCTTTTACAAGCATGCATCCAAGAAAAGTCCTTTTCCCTCACCAAACAGCTGCATTCTCTGATAGTAACATCTGGGTGTTTCAGGGACAAGTTCGTTTCCAATCACCTGCTCAATACTTACTCAAAATTGGGTCAGCTAGATATTGCAGTTACACTGTTTGATAAATTGCCTAAAAGAAATGTAATGTCTTTTAACATTTTGATTGCTGGGTATGTTCAAATTGGCGATTTGGATAGTGCCTCTAAGGTGTTTGATGAAATGGGTGAGAGAAATTTGGCTTCTTGGAATGCAATGATTACTGGGTTGACTCAGTTTGAGTTTAATGAGAGGGCGTTGAGTTTGTTTGCGCGAATGTATGGGTTGGGTTACTTGCCTGATGCATTTACTCTTGGAAGTGTTTTAAGAGGTTGTGCTGGTTTGAAGGATTTGAATAAGGGCAGGCAGGTTCATGGTTGTGGATTGAAATTGGGTTTAGAGGGGGATTTTGTTGTTGCAAGTTCATTGGCACACATGTATATGAGGTCTGGTAGCTTAAGCGAGGGAGAGATTGTGATCATGTCGATGCCAGATCAAACTATGGCAGCTTGGAATACTCTTATTGCTGGTAGGGCTCAGAATGGGTGTTTTGAAGGTGCATTGGAGCTGTATAATTTGGTGAAAATCGCCGGGTTTAGACCAGATAAGATAACGTGTGTTAGCGTGATCAGCTCGTGTTCAGAGCTGGCTACAATAGGACAGGGGCAGCAGATTCATTCTGACGTTATAAAAACTGGTGCAATTTCTGTGGTTGCAGTTGTAAGTTCCTTGATTAGCATGTATTCAAAATGTGGATGTTTGGATGAGGCTGAGAAGATTTTTGAGGAAAGGAAGGAAGCTGAtcttgttttgtggagtgctaTGATTTCTGCTTATGGGTTTCATGGTAGGGGAAAGAACGCAGTTGAGTTGTTTAATCGTATGGAGCATGAAGGACTAGCACCTAACCATATAACTCTCTTGAGTTTGCTCTATGCCTGTAGTCATAGTGGGATGAAGGATGAAGGGCTTGAATTTTTCGACTTGATGGTGGAGAAGTACAATGTAGAACCTCAACTGGTGCACTATACATGTGTCGTTGACCTCCTAGGAAGAGCAGGCCGTTTGCAGGAGGCTGAAGCTCTTATTAGATCTATGCCTGTGAAGCCAGACGGTGTCATATGGAAGACATTGCTATCGGCCtgtaaaattcataaaaatgcAGATATGGCTAGAAGTATAGCTGAAGAAGTTTTGAGGATTGACCCTCAGGATTCAGCTTCATATGTGCTCCTTGCTAATGTTCAAGCATCTGCTAAAAGATGGAAGAGTGTTTCTGAAGTGAGGAAATCAATGAAGGATAGGGGAGTAAAGAAAGAACCAGGAATAAGCTGGCTGGAGTTGAAGAACCAGGTTCACCACTTCATTATTGGTGATAAATCTCATCCACAATCGGACGAGGTTGATGTATACTTAAAGGAATTGATTGCAGAACTGAAGTTAGAAGGCTATGTTCCTGATACAGGATCTGTTTTGCATGATATGGAATTAGAGGAAAAAGAGTATAACTTGGTCCATCACAGTGAAAAATTAGCCATTGCTTTCGCGCTGATGAACACCCCGGAGGGCTTTCCAATTAGGATAATGAAGAATTTACGAATTTGTAGTGATTGTCACATGGCTATCAAGTACATATCCAAGATGAAAAAACGAGAAATAATTGTACGTGATTCCAGTAGGTTTCATCACTTCAAAGAGGGATGTTGTTCTTGTGGAGATTATTGGTGA